The Nicotiana tomentosiformis chromosome 2, ASM39032v3, whole genome shotgun sequence genome includes the window gaggtacatgctgtaaggttcattctttgaaacggtgcaaagttacctgcagtttgtccaaatacctttgcattctatcttctcgaacttcgaaggttttgtttacttgatttaccaccagcaaagagtcacacttggcttcaatggcttctgctcccaagcttttagctagctcgagacctgcaatcatggcctcatattcggcctcattgttagtcaacctagtagttttgatagattgcctaatagtgttacccgtgggcggctttaaaacgatgcccagcccggaccccttcacatttgaagcccCGTCCATGAAAAGGGttcatacccccgatgatgtacccgatttcaacaagagttctttttcaacttcgggtatgagggtcgGCGTAAAATTGACCACAAAATTCGCTAAAATTTGaaacttgatggccgtccgggtTTGATATTCGATATAGTACCCACCGAGTTCGACAggccatttggccaatcatcctgataattcgggcttgtgcaaaatattacaaagtgggtaagtggttaacacgcatatggggtgacattgaaagtatggtcttaactttctagaggctctTATCAGTgctagtgccaatttctctaagtgtggatatctagtttctgcttcccctaaggttcgacttacataataaacggaaaattgcgtaccttgctcttctcgaactaggacaccacttaccgctattttcgataccgccaagtacaagtaaagtttctcatctgtcttcggagtgtgaagcagcggtgggctcgataggtattgtttcaattcctctaatgcttgttggcattccgggttCCAGGTgaaatcatttttctttttgagtagagagaaaaatctttgacttcgatctgacgaccttgaaatgaatcggcctaaggcagtaATCCGTCCCGTTAGTCTCTGCAcgacttttacactgtccacgacagcgatgtcttcgatggtgttgattttatcggggttgatctcgatcccccgattcgatactatgaagccaaggaacttgcccgaaccgaccccgaaagcacatttctcggggttgagcttcatgttatattttcttaaaatttcgaacgtttcctgcaaatgagttaaatggttctctgcgcgcagggactttaCTAGCATgttatcaatataaactttcatcgatttacctatttgctcttcgaacattttatttactaggcgttggtaagtagcccctgaattttttagcccgaagggcattacattataacaatatgttccatacttggtgataaatgaagttttttcccggtcttccgggttcatttggatttgattatacccggaataggcatcgagaaaagtaaggatcttaTGGCCggttgtggcatcgatcatgcgatcgatgttgggcagcgaaaaAGAATCCTTGgagcacgccttgtttaaatccttataatctatacacattctaagtttgttcccttttttagggactacaactatattggctaaccatttggagtattttacttcccgaatggaccctgttttgagaagtttagttatctcgtcctttatgaatgcgtgctttacctcgaactggggtcttctcttttacttcaccggtttgaacctagggtacaaacttagccgatgcatcgttatattcggtgggatccctgttatatctaaatgggaccaagcaaagcaatctatgttatcgataagaaattgaataagccttttcctgagtttgggggttaatcccgttcccaggtatacctttcgttcaggcaaatgctcgattagtatgacttgctccagttctttaatcgttgattgggtagtgtcggaatcatcggggatcaCGAAGGATTGatggatcctttgatcatcatcttcgtcaatcttctgattttctagttGTGTTGAAGCTGACGTctgtgattgatatttggcatctcgttccccCTTTGAGTCCGATCCCTTTGTTGACAAATGTGAGTATATCAAAATTGCTTCTTCaacggcaaacatttctcttgcggccagTTGCTCTCCGcacactattttgactccctccgatatTGGGAATTTAAGcacctggtggagggtcgaaggtacatctctcatattatggatccatggccttccaaaaagggcgttgtacctcatgtcgccttcgattacgtggaactttgtttcctggatggtcccggccatgtTTATCGGCAAgattatctcacctttggtggtttcacatgccatattgaattcgTTTAGAACCAAGATcgcgggtacgacctggtcctgtagaccgagctgttctacaaccttcgatctaataatattggccgagctacctggatcaattaacacacacttaactttagatttattcataagtacacatattaccagtgcatcgttgtgaggttgcatgactccttttgcatcttcatcattaaaggacaaggttcttCTAGGTGCATATTCCTGAGTACGAGGTCGCTTTTCTCTCATAACCAatgtcttagtgcatttaagcactggtccttgaggggtatcgacggcaccgatgatcatgtggatgatgtgctttggttcttcttgtttgttttgtttaccgaaatccctgtttttgaaacgATTTTTGGCcttgtcgcttaaaaattctcgaaggtgccctttattgaataaccgggctaccttctctcttagttgcctgtaaTCCTATGTTTTGTGgtcatgggtgccatgatattcgcacatttgattggggtttctctgggcaggatcgatctgcatgggtcgaggccatttagtgtctttgatgtaTCCGATAGCCGACACAATGGCGGATGCAttgatgctgaagttatactccgataaacttggtgcttccttaggtccggtaggcctgtcgaaccTATCTCTGTTCATCAGCcaccgagacccttgacctcgatcactccttttattgccttgtctggggttacgtctcgattcattgGTCCTGTGGTTTCCACTATAtggtcggtatcggtccctgatcggacCGTGTTCCCGATTGATGTCCCTTCTAGCAGCGGGTTCGGAacccaactgatcatcttcgactctaatttttgactggcactgattatgcacgtcggcccaagtaatagctgtaTACTCGATTAGGTTATGCTTCAACtgccgtgaagccgtcgaactttgttcgttcaaaccttgagtgaaagcctggaCAGCCCAATTGTCTGTGACTGGTAGCGgttccattcgttccatttgaaaacgagatacgaactcccttagcatctcgttatccttttgtcttaccttgaacaagtCCGATTTCTTGGTCTCAACCTTTATGGTCCCGGCATgcgcttttacgaaggaatccgcaagcatagcaaaagaatcgatataattagatggtaaattataatACCATAACATtgctccttttgacagggtttcaccgaatttcttcaataatacggattcgatttcatcgtcctttaggtcgttccctttaatggaacatgtgtaagaggtgacatactcgttggggtcggtagttccgttatacttaggaatctcgggcatgcagaatatctttgggatcggtttgggagccgcgcttgggagggaaaggcttttgtacgaattttttagAATCTAAGctcttcaatattggtggtgcccctaggatctgatcaaccctggagttatatgtttccacctttttgtcgtttgctttgatcctcctttctcctgattctattcgtttggtcagttcttcgaacattttaacaatttcgggattagtccccgactcttgctcatttgaccttactatagctggttcTGTTCTGTGGTcgatttctcggggtggactgggctccggcctgctcgacATCTGGGTTTGACTCagtaactgagctattgctgcctgttgagcttgcaatatttcgaaaatcatatgcaAGCTGATGTCGTTTTCTTCGGCGTTATGTGTATTTTTAGTTGCAGATCGAGTGCCACCATAGacgctattttcaggttcagaatgcaGGTTTgtctcaatggccacatgcgaattaacgtctacTGGCACTTCGACTTGAGCTCCAACGGCGTCGACAAGCGGCATTCCGgccctgggcgtcaagttgttgtttttaccttgaaggccagcttcgttgtcgataggcaAAGCCATTTAATTTGAGAGCttgtcgttgctaatccgaaatcaaaggcACTTCCGAAAATAAGCATAAAACGGTGTGTAttttcagattcgtatcaaataatcactattatccttagccctatggtgggcgccaaactgtttacccgaaaaaaagatagagttgaatttgtacgtagttctaagggtatgtggtataacttgatacaaatcatAAGAGTAAAATGGAAGTACCGAATATTGattgtaaagaatgaaaaataagtaaagttagaaagaagatgatttatggattaagtaagatgaatcaatctatgaagctaaaaaatgataattcttcaatatatgagtgtatgatatctcagttacaaaatatgaaaaaacttgatcttacagaaataataaccaccCCCTTTATAgcggagggatcctactttagatataattaaaaatacatggtgggagacccatgataaattagcttTTCCATGATTCCTGCCAGGAACTCTcctctagtgcggttgcaacgactcttgtgtATGAGAtcgatattgattcgagctctcgatcttgactttaGCTCAATTCTGATTCGGAGCCTTGTATTggttcggggtcagtgttggtcggtctctgcctcATAAGCTCGACAACTTCATTTTgcgtcatagttcgattcggacgcGAGCTCGATAATAACTTCGAGCTTCGTGTTTAACCTGcacctgaaatctgaagctcgtttGTGCCATCTTCGGATCCATCTCGAttttatgaagactttcttcggtccattatgatcccaactcgatcagacgtacgaaaatcgaaatcagtttcgaccgtatacagacaATTTAACCGAGAGAGAGATTCAGATGAAAACAAGGTATGACTGCCACCTACCGGAACATAAATATTTGTCCTGAATTTTACAGAAATTTGTGGTAATACCAAAAAAAAGCTATCAAATTTACACGAATTATGAAATTTTCTACAAGAATATTGCAGTAATATTGGCTACCTCagtaatctatactatattaaaagcacgaaacctctatcgaaatgtcgttcgccttttttatacTTCCTAATTGTAATTGTAACActactaattttttattttaattttgggGATAAAACCAAAACTGCCGTGTATCACCGTTTTTATCGGAGATGACTTTATTTAAGTTTAGGATTCTTTAGGCTTTATTTGTTTAGGATTAGCATTCTTTAGTCTTTAATAATGTGTTACTTTCCTTTAGGTTTAGGCTTCTTTAGGTTTGACTTCGTTGGAATATTTCATCCTATTTTAGTTCCCGATTGACATGAGTTCAAGGTGCAAAACAAGCTAACTCTTTTCTACTTTTTCCCTTCTCTAGTGTTCTATAGATACTACTGTTCTTTTTCTACTTACTTCCTTATTAATATTTGTTATTTTTGTAAAGTTATTAGACTTTTCActtttttcaaataatatatatttaataaatttatataAGTCATTCTTTATCGAGTCTTTAATATTATTGTGCAGATGAAGGAAGATTCATGTGGAGCGTGTGATTGAGACTTAGAGCCGACTAGAACGTAATTTTAAAGGCAGTTTTTTTTTCCATATTTTATTTCTCTTTTATATAGTTAAGTTTTATTACATGCTTTTACATACTATATGTTCAAATAAATACTTCTTTGCGAGTACCATAGGAAAAAATAGAGATTTGTTTGCAAAATTAGCTATGGTATCTCCTTCGTAAGTGGACATAAATATAACTTTACAGGATAAATTGCAATTATGAAACGCGACTTAGTAATCGCACTTTGAAAGCGAGTTATAAATCGCTAATTGACTGCGACTTATTCATCGCAAGAAACCGAATGGGACTTGTATATAAGTCGATGGAATAAGGAAGGTGCGAGGGCAGTGTTGGCTGCCATGGAAGCAGCTCAAGATCAACAACAGCAACAGCCGCCCAGGGCGGTGGAGGGCCTGAACCCCGCCGTTCAACAGCAACTGAACCTGGAATCCGTCAAAACTCGAGCCATTAGTCTCTTCAAGGCTATTTCTCGCATCCTCGAAGACTTTGACGCCATCGCTCGCACCAGTGCTGTCCCCAAATGgttctttcttctttattttcttctattattTGAAACAGTAGGAGGAAATACGAAATTGATCTGCTTATACATGTGGGTTATCACAATTGAATGAGTTTACACCTTCACTCTCTAGCACTTATATATTATCCAACTCCCCTTATAaaatagaattaaaaaaaaatccaacCTAAGATAGACTTGCACATTGGTTAGTAGAAGGGAATGATGTATAAGAAGGACGGCTTGCACATTTCATACTGATTTCCTTTTTGGTATCTTATTATACTGCTGATTTCTGTTTTCCATATTATTTGGAAAATGGAATCCGAATTTTCCACGAGATAAATAAAGCCTAATTTTCCTTACATGAAATCTGAGCTCCCACTTCCACACTCTTTATTTTCCTATAGACGCCGTTTAACTAATTTGGATCTCGTTGGAAATTGAGATGAAGTAATACTTGATGGTATATACTTAAGAATTACCaatcaaaaaaagaaagagattGTTGGAAGTATATAAAACTCATGCATGATTTCCAACTCATTCAACAAACATGTTAACCATTAGTTTTAATAAATCCTTTTTGCCAGGCAAGATATTCTGGGGCAATTTTCTATGGTGAATCTCGAGCTTTTTAACATTGTTGAAGATATTAAGAAGGTTTCCAAGGCTTTCGTTGTACACCCCAAGAATGTAAATGCTGAGAATGCTGCAAGTACGGACTTCTTCACTCACACTTGGTAAATTTGTAAAGTTGGACTTTTTGTTGTCCTTTTGTAAATATACATGCGAACCAGTGATACTtgtagtgggcgtttggacataagaattgtaaaattccaaaatagggggaaaacatttttcaagtgaaaatggtatttgaaatttagagttgtgtttggacatgaatataattttgggttgtttttgaagttttgtgaatgatttgagtgaaaattttgaaaaacagctttttggagtttttcaaattttcgaaaatttacaaaatgcatcttcaagtgaaaattgaaaattttatgaacaaatgctgatttcgaaaaaaagtgaaattttttggaaaaaagggaaaaatttcttatgtccaaacgggctcgtAGTTGCGTATGAGCAAGTATATAGACTGGCTAGAAGAAAGTGGATCACCAAGAAAGTTGATGTCTTACTAATTCTCTTCTCTTGGATGCTACCTAAGGGTATATACATATTTAGTTTGACTGCTAAGTGACTCTTTATTTGGCATTTTTACTTATTTCTGACTTGCTTTGGATTGGTTGATATACATGTGTGGCTAACTAGATAGCATGGCGGTCAGTTACTATTGCTATCAATTCTGTTGTCATGTGGTGAGATTGTTTGAGCATAATTGATTGATCAATCAACGATGCCCAATCCCAAATTATTTGTGGTATTGTTTGAGCATCAAATCTTGTCAAATTTGCGAAAAggttaaagaaagaaagaagcaGATATTTTTTGGGTCGTGGCTATGTGATATTTGTGTTGACAGAAAATCTGGAAGATACTTTCTGTCATTTGTTAGTTGCAAATACTTTTCCATGCAGTTCTACCTGTTATGCTGTCATCAAAGCTGCTGCCAGAGATGGAAGTCGAAGATAATGCCAAAAGGGAGCAATTATTACACAGCATGCAAAACCTATCAGTAGCAGCCCAAATTGAGAAGTTGAAGGTGGCAAACTCTGCAGATGATGTTCTTATGTTTGTCTATCTGTGTGGCATTCTAAGATTCCTATAAATTAGCAGGTTAGAATTGATATGATTGGAGCAGCATGTGAAAGTGCTGAGAAGGTCATAGCTGATACCCGCAAGGCCTACTTTGGAACCAGACAAGGGCCAACACTGCTTCCAACTATTGACAAGGCACAAGCAGCAAAAATTCAGGAACAAGAAAGTTTACTTCGAACCGCAGTAAATCACGGTGAAGGTGATAATTTTGTGTCGTGAGTCCTTTGCCTAAAAAGATAGTACTTTTTTTTTCCTCTCAGCATTTGTTAAATTTTTGGCATGCATGAGAAATTGAGGCTTAAGATTCTTGGACCCCAATGGTCCCTATGTTGATGTGTATTGTACTTAaactaaaagaaagagagaaggaTTCTTGCAAACGATCATATCCATTGAGTGCCTTGTTTATCAGTAAATTGCACATGTTCTCCGTTGAAGAATTGATACAGTATAGGAAGGGTGAAAATTTCAAGTCAAATGATTCTATATGCTGCTGCTATGGATCACAACATTTATGTACAAATTCATCCGCCACGTGTCTAGTGTATTCGTAGCATCTCTTCGGTGCTGTTTGGAGGTACACTGGtttatgacttgtttgattaCATGTATACTCACAGATTTCATGAAACTGGTACTTACACAGGGTTACGTGTACCTGGAGACCAAAGGCATATTACTTCTGCACTTCCTGGTCATTTGGTAGATGTGCTTACAATCACTGACGGGCCCCAGTCTTTCCCTGATTCATCTGGTAATCTATCAACTAATGTTGTCATGCTCTCTCCACTTTATTTCATGAACATTTGACTAGAGAAACGGATGTTACGTTCAAACAGGCTCTTATCTGAAGAATACTTCTCCCTTTTCATCGAGCAATGTCAATAGTCAGGGAGCTTTGTTACAGGTCAGATTTCTTATAATTACCTCGTAAATGAGCATTTTGCTCAAGGAATGAAGATAAACATTACGAGTGCATATGTTACTCTTTTTTCTTGAATtacatatatatttatttttttcctcCATTGCGCCTTTTTTCACTAAAGCCCACATTTTAATTACGCTTCGTGCTTAAACCCCAATAGACTTGGATCGCTTTTTAGAGCTTTTCGCTTTTGGCAACACTGCCTTGGTTACCCATCTACTTCTCGTGCAAGTGTTAACACCTTTTCTTTTTGGTTGGGGTGAAGCAGGTGGTAAGAATTATTTCCCTCACTTATTTGAATTTAATGGAGGAACCGAAGTTAAGTGAACATGTTCGACATGACTCCATGTTTGCTATTAAATACTTGAGTAATCAGATTGAAACTCTTTACCTCTATACATTGCGCTAAATAGCATTAGGGAAAGAATAAATGATTAACCTGCAGGAAGCAAATTAATCATATCCTTTTTCCCTTCTTTTCCTTAACTTATACACAACAACAAATCAATGTTCCCGAAGTTCTGTTAATATATTGAGTCCATATCTCCGTAGAAGTTCTTCAATTCTAGTATCTGTGTGCTGTTGTTGGAGTAGGCTTCTGGAGCACTTCGAGCAGCGGCTTCTCCTAGTGGGACTACTTCCTTTGATACTACAACAGCATCCCCCTTGCCACATGTCAACTCACCTAGGTCTAGTGCTAACATGATGAATACACCATCTCCTCAGCAGCAGAGCCttcagcagcagcagcaacaacaacagcagcagcagcaacagttgcagcagcagcagcagcagctccAGCAGAGGCAGAAAATAATGCAGTTACCTCAGCATCAACAGCAACTTCTTGCCCAACAGCAGCTTAGGCAAGCCTCAATGCCTGGACTGGGACAGGTACGGGTTTGTACAACCATCTTGACTGGTTTAAGGTATCTCTTGCGTTATCCTATATGCTTG containing:
- the LOC104119102 gene encoding mediator of RNA polymerase II transcription subunit 8 isoform X1, with the protein product MEAAQDQQQQQPPRAVEGLNPAVQQQLNLESVKTRAISLFKAISRILEDFDAIARTSAVPKWQDILGQFSMVNLELFNIVEDIKKVSKAFVVHPKNVNAENAAILPVMLSSKLLPEMEVEDNAKREQLLHSMQNLSVAAQIEKLKVRIDMIGAACESAEKVIADTRKAYFGTRQGPTLLPTIDKAQAAKIQEQESLLRTAVNHGEGLRVPGDQRHITSALPGHLVDVLTITDGPQSFPDSSGSYLKNTSPFSSSNVNSQGALLQASGALRAAASPSGTTSFDTTTASPLPHVNSPRSSANMMNTPSPQQQSLQQQQQQQQQQQQQLQQQQQQLQQRQKIMQLPQHQQQLLAQQQLRQASMPGLGQLHGQPQMQFSQPLGAQQFQGRQLASGAIHHGMGQSQLNQANQLNRHLNQFSSPMNTALFNSAQSTPNSQMISNMSAMMTSQTLPPRMQFGISGGTRNLAAANLSDQMFNMGGNNPGMMPIQQQQQHGTFGNMSQNTQNLQQGMMPLQNTPQTHPSFQQQRPQGQQ
- the LOC104119102 gene encoding mediator of RNA polymerase II transcription subunit 8 isoform X2 — translated: MEAAQDQQQQQPPRAVEGLNPAVQQQLNLESVKTRAISLFKAISRILEDFDAIARTSAVPKWQDILGQFSMVNLELFNIVEDIKKVSKAFVVHPKNVNAENAAILPVMLSSKLLPEMEVEDNAKREQLLHSMQNLSVAAQIEKLKVRIDMIGAACESAEKVIADTRKAYFGTRQGPTLLPTIDKAQAAKIQEQESLLRTAVNHGEGLRVPGDQRHITSALPGHLVDVLTITDGPQSFPDSSGSYLKNTSPFSSSNVNSQGALLQASGALRAAASPSGTTSFDTTTASPLPHVNSPRSSANMMNTPSPQQQSLQQQQQQQQQQQQQLQQQQQQLQQRQKIMQLPQHQQQLLAQQQLRQASMPGLGQPQMQFSQPLGAQQFQGRQLASGAIHHGMGQSQLNQANQLNRHLNQFSSPMNTALFNSAQSTPNSQMISNMSAMMTSQTLPPRMQFGISGGTRNLAAANLSDQMFNMGGNNPGMMPIQQQQQHGTFGNMSQNTQNLQQGMMPLQNTPQTHPSFQQQRPQGQQ
- the LOC104119102 gene encoding mediator of RNA polymerase II transcription subunit 8 isoform X3 codes for the protein MEAAQDQQQQQPPRAVEGLNPAVQQQLNLESVKTRAISLFKAISRILEDFDAIARTSAVPKWQDILGQFSMVNLELFNIVEDIKKVSKAFVVHPKNVNAENAAILPVMLSSKLLPEMEVEDNAKREQLLHSMQNLSVAAQIEKLKVRIDMIGAACESAEKVIADTRKAYFGTRQGPTLLPTIDKAQAAKIQEQESLLRTAVNHGEGLRVPGDQRHITSALPGHLVDVLTITDGPQSFPDSSGSYLKNTSPFSSSNVNSQGALLQASGALRAAASPSGTTSFDTTTASPLPHVNSPRSSANMMNTPSPQQQSLQQQQQQQQQQQQQLQQQQQQLQQRQKIMQLPQHQQQLLAQQQLRQASMPGLGQLHGQPQMQFSQPLGAQQFQGRQLASGAIHHGMGQSQLNQANQLNRHLNQFSSPMNTALFNSAQSTPNSQMISNMSAMMTSQTLPPRMQCSIWVETILV
- the LOC104119102 gene encoding mediator of RNA polymerase II transcription subunit 8 isoform X4; translation: MLRMLQVRTSSLTLVLPVMLSSKLLPEMEVEDNAKREQLLHSMQNLSVAAQIEKLKVRIDMIGAACESAEKVIADTRKAYFGTRQGPTLLPTIDKAQAAKIQEQESLLRTAVNHGEGLRVPGDQRHITSALPGHLVDVLTITDGPQSFPDSSGSYLKNTSPFSSSNVNSQGALLQASGALRAAASPSGTTSFDTTTASPLPHVNSPRSSANMMNTPSPQQQSLQQQQQQQQQQQQQLQQQQQQLQQRQKIMQLPQHQQQLLAQQQLRQASMPGLGQLHGQPQMQFSQPLGAQQFQGRQLASGAIHHGMGQSQLNQANQLNRHLNQFSSPMNTALFNSAQSTPNSQMISNMSAMMTSQTLPPRMQFGISGGTRNLAAANLSDQMFNMGGNNPGMMPIQQQQQHGTFGNMSQNTQNLQQGMMPLQNTPQTHPSFQQQRPQGQQ